In Bacteroidota bacterium, a single genomic region encodes these proteins:
- a CDS encoding zinc-binding dehydrogenase: protein MQLMKAVVKEKPFPGKEWHKGFKLVQKEIPEVKKPDEVKIKVIATAICGTDVGIYNAKDSLKDSMMILDTPDVIVGHEFSGKIVDAGAKAKLQLAQMLIDQVKASSVIKKFVGRRSPIQLASDPNFFTFLEKYIYCSAEMHVTCGKCVQCKAGDFHVCKNTIIRGLHGNGSYAEYLTLPVENIRLFYKTDVPLEVIAFMDAIGNATHTVQSVDVKGKSVAILGCGVQGLMATAVAKYLGAKKIFVTDASHGEFTHDKLENSRFRLARLYGAKHCFDVSIDREKEKFYKTVLEETNNAGVDAVIEMSGNYKAYEDAFKVVRMGGIISLLGIPGGQMVTDFAKHIIFPGVTIKGIIGRRVWDTWDVMTEILKKGLAKKFVKTGFITHDLPLEKVDEGINAIIKGDALKVILRP, encoded by the coding sequence ATGCAGCTAATGAAGGCAGTCGTTAAAGAAAAACCGTTCCCCGGCAAAGAATGGCACAAAGGTTTTAAATTAGTTCAGAAAGAAATTCCGGAAGTAAAGAAGCCCGATGAAGTAAAAATTAAAGTAATTGCAACTGCGATTTGTGGAACCGATGTTGGAATTTATAACGCTAAAGATTCACTCAAAGACTCGATGATGATTTTAGACACCCCGGACGTTATTGTCGGGCACGAGTTCAGCGGCAAAATTGTCGATGCTGGCGCAAAGGCAAAGCTTCAACTTGCACAGATGTTGATCGATCAGGTAAAAGCTAGTTCTGTCATTAAAAAATTTGTTGGCAGACGCAGTCCTATACAGCTTGCAAGCGATCCGAACTTCTTCACATTTTTAGAAAAATATATTTACTGTTCTGCCGAAATGCATGTAACCTGCGGTAAATGCGTTCAATGTAAAGCTGGCGACTTTCACGTTTGTAAGAATACAATTATCAGAGGATTACATGGCAATGGTTCGTATGCTGAATACCTGACATTGCCCGTCGAGAATATTCGATTATTCTATAAAACAGATGTTCCCCTCGAAGTAATCGCCTTTATGGATGCTATCGGAAACGCAACGCATACTGTGCAATCGGTTGATGTTAAAGGGAAATCGGTAGCGATATTAGGTTGCGGAGTCCAGGGACTAATGGCGACTGCCGTTGCAAAATATCTCGGTGCAAAAAAAATATTTGTTACTGATGCATCGCACGGCGAGTTCACTCACGACAAGTTAGAAAATTCCCGATTCCGACTTGCGCGACTTTATGGTGCAAAGCATTGTTTCGATGTTTCGATTGACCGTGAGAAAGAAAAATTTTACAAAACAGTTTTAGAAGAAACTAACAATGCCGGTGTTGATGCTGTTATTGAAATGTCGGGTAACTACAAAGCTTACGAAGATGCTTTTAAAGTCGTTAGGATGGGTGGAATAATATCTTTGCTGGGTATCCCGGGTGGACAGATGGTAACCGATTTTGCAAAGCACATCATATTTCCCGGTGTAACAATTAAAGGCATTATCGGTCGGAGAGTCTGGGACACGTGGGATGTTATGACCGAAATCCTGAAAAAAGGGCTTGCCAAAAAATTTGTTAAAACGGGATTCATAACGCACGATTTACCTCTCGAAAAAGTTGATGAAGGCATCAATGCCATAATAAAAGGCGACGCGCTGAAGGTTATACTGAGACCGTGA